In Bacillus toyonensis BCT-7112, a single window of DNA contains:
- a CDS encoding sugar ABC transporter ATP-binding protein, whose translation MENIPLLQVKKMSKAFSNQLVLKEVNLQVERGDIYALVGGNGAGKSTLMKILTGLYSYDSGEMYVKGKRQQFSNPSEAHRERMYLIPQEPLIFPHMTIEENICIGLNRKKKELKVKIQQLMDSLGWDIALYELGASLSIAQQQLVEIVRGLIREAEILILDEPTSTLTTHEMKSLFVLMKSLQEKGIGMIYITHRFPEIFEIANKVAILRDGMIISQGDVCDYTYDMLMEGLLPKGYKQEEKREVVQEIERTKKILEVTNVTGHAFSNISFAVHAGEIVGIAGIVGSGRTELAEAIFGLKSIKTGSILLEGKSIDTFSLHKRLGEGLVYVPEDRARNGIFSIASVTENITAACLQQNNRFFISREKESALAKSYIDQFRIVVPNMNEELASLSGGNQQKVVLAKYLACNPKIIILDEPTRGIDAKARLEVYEAIEKMKGEGLAILMISSDIEEIVQFSNRVYVMRNGQFVSHLEKEQMSVGEVTRLAYGGVTE comes from the coding sequence GTGGAGAACATACCCTTATTACAAGTAAAGAAAATGAGTAAGGCGTTTTCAAATCAACTTGTGCTAAAAGAAGTGAACTTACAAGTAGAGCGTGGAGATATATACGCTTTAGTTGGGGGAAATGGTGCTGGAAAATCAACATTAATGAAAATATTGACGGGGTTATATTCGTATGATAGTGGAGAAATGTATGTAAAAGGAAAGAGGCAACAATTTTCAAATCCGTCAGAAGCACATCGAGAACGTATGTATTTAATACCACAAGAACCACTCATTTTTCCGCATATGACTATTGAAGAAAATATATGTATTGGGCTAAACAGAAAGAAAAAGGAACTGAAAGTAAAGATTCAGCAATTAATGGACAGTTTAGGTTGGGATATTGCCCTTTATGAGCTAGGAGCATCGTTATCCATTGCGCAGCAACAATTAGTAGAAATCGTTAGGGGATTAATACGAGAAGCCGAGATTCTTATTTTAGATGAGCCAACATCGACATTAACAACTCACGAAATGAAGAGTCTTTTTGTGTTGATGAAAAGTTTACAAGAAAAAGGAATTGGGATGATATACATTACGCATCGTTTTCCAGAAATCTTTGAAATTGCTAATAAAGTAGCGATATTACGTGATGGAATGATTATAAGCCAAGGGGATGTATGTGACTATACTTATGACATGCTGATGGAGGGACTATTGCCAAAAGGATATAAACAGGAAGAAAAAAGAGAAGTAGTTCAAGAGATAGAAAGGACGAAAAAAATATTAGAAGTAACGAATGTAACTGGCCACGCATTTTCAAATATATCATTCGCTGTACACGCTGGAGAAATTGTAGGTATTGCTGGCATCGTTGGATCAGGTAGAACTGAATTAGCAGAAGCGATATTTGGATTGAAATCTATAAAAACAGGGTCTATTTTATTAGAAGGAAAATCTATTGATACATTTTCTTTGCATAAAAGGCTAGGCGAAGGACTCGTTTATGTGCCAGAGGATAGAGCGAGGAATGGGATTTTCTCAATCGCATCTGTTACAGAAAATATTACAGCAGCATGTTTACAGCAAAATAATCGTTTTTTTATTAGCCGAGAAAAAGAAAGCGCTTTAGCGAAGTCGTATATAGACCAGTTTCGAATTGTTGTGCCAAACATGAATGAAGAACTGGCATCTTTATCAGGAGGTAATCAGCAAAAAGTCGTGCTTGCGAAATATTTAGCATGTAACCCAAAAATTATTATTCTCGATGAACCGACGCGCGGAATTGATGCAAAAGCAAGACTTGAAGTGTATGAGGCGATAGAAAAAATGAAAGGGGAAGGACTCGCCATATTAATGATCTCTTCAGATATTGAGGAAATTGTCCAATTTTCTAACCGTGTATATGTAATGCGAAATGGTCAATTTGTTTCTCATTTAGAGAAAGAACAAATGAGTGTAGGTGAAGTTACACGTCTTGCATATGGGGGTGTAACGGAATGA
- a CDS encoding sugar-binding transcriptional regulator, with the protein MKGMKSMPQLNFEENLLTKVAWYYYKDQLTQQEIASLLHISRNKVVRLLDKARSEGIVTFHVKGTGLHCLSIERDLMKKFNLKDAFIIPTPIDNYATSLGKAAAQYLETQLQQGDLLGIGWGETISKMLENIHFESSINLSIVTLTGGVNHYLPRKQNYLHYMQGDLHIIPTPFLASTTEMAKSILSEPSVKDMLHVASLAQTAVVGIGGLSQDATIVREEKLTLREMTYIRSQNGTGDILGQFYNTNGDLLELPHHNRLIGTPLSILRNMKHVIGVAGGTEKIDAIYGALKGKFIHTLITDEETALSLLRKDGDCKCLLY; encoded by the coding sequence TTGAAAGGGATGAAGAGTATGCCACAGCTGAACTTTGAAGAAAATTTGTTAACAAAAGTCGCTTGGTACTATTATAAAGATCAATTAACACAACAAGAAATCGCTTCACTTCTTCACATTTCAAGAAATAAAGTGGTTCGGTTATTAGATAAGGCGCGCAGTGAAGGAATCGTTACTTTTCACGTAAAAGGGACTGGTTTACACTGTTTGAGCATTGAGCGTGACCTAATGAAAAAATTCAACCTAAAAGATGCTTTCATTATCCCTACTCCAATAGACAATTATGCCACTTCTCTCGGAAAAGCTGCTGCACAATATTTAGAGACTCAGCTCCAGCAAGGCGATTTACTCGGTATTGGCTGGGGAGAAACGATTAGCAAAATGCTAGAAAACATTCATTTTGAAAGTTCTATTAATCTTTCAATCGTAACGCTAACAGGCGGAGTCAACCACTACCTCCCAAGAAAACAAAATTATTTACATTACATGCAAGGTGATCTTCATATTATCCCCACTCCTTTTCTTGCATCTACTACTGAAATGGCAAAAAGTATTTTATCAGAACCGAGTGTGAAAGATATGCTTCATGTCGCTTCACTTGCACAAACGGCAGTTGTCGGTATTGGAGGGTTATCTCAAGATGCTACCATTGTGAGAGAAGAAAAATTAACACTACGTGAAATGACATATATTCGTAGCCAAAACGGTACTGGCGATATTTTAGGACAGTTTTATAATACGAATGGCGATTTATTGGAGCTTCCACATCACAATCGTCTTATTGGTACGCCGCTCTCTATTCTTCGCAATATGAAACATGTCATTGGTGTGGCTGGAGGTACAGAAAAGATAGATGCAATTTATGGTGCCTTAAAAGGAAAGTTCATTCATACATTAATTACAGATGAGGAAACAGCCCTCTCCTTATTACGAAAGGATGGTGATTGTAAATGTCTACTTTATTAG
- the lsrK gene encoding autoinducer-2 kinase yields the protein MSTLLAFDAGTGSIRAVLFDLLGNQIAVCQKEWVHKTDPLYPGSMNFDVIENWELVQQCTKEVLQKSNTSPSSIQAISATSMREGFVLYDKDGQEIWACANVDGRASAEVSELKEIRSHLEKDLYTKSGQTFSLGALPRLLWIKKHESEVYSNIHSFTMLNDWILYKLSGVLQIDPSNGCTSGIFDLHNRTWDNDVAKECGITLPFSPKVNEAGTVIGNVTKECAALTGLREGIPVIAGGGDAQMASLGTGVVKPNQTLICGGSFWQQEVNITKPITDPHAAIRVNCHVVPNLWQYETIAFFPGLVMRWFRDAFCQEEKKLAEKLGVDAYELLEEQAKDVPVGSHGIIPTFSNVMNYISWRHAAPSFLNLSLDADKCGKKEMFRAIEENAAFVTLGNLKLIENLTGTFPSEVIFAGGAAKGKLWPQILSDVLGIPVKVPVVKEAAALGTAIAAGVGVGIYSSIGETAEQFVQWENTFEPVTENHELYKAFYETWKTVYDSQLTLADIGLTSHMWIAPGAL from the coding sequence ATGTCTACTTTATTAGCTTTTGATGCTGGTACGGGAAGTATTCGAGCTGTACTTTTTGATTTACTCGGTAATCAAATTGCGGTCTGTCAAAAAGAATGGGTTCATAAAACCGATCCTCTTTACCCAGGCTCTATGAATTTTGATGTAATTGAAAACTGGGAGCTAGTACAACAGTGCACGAAAGAAGTTCTACAAAAAAGTAATACCTCTCCTTCTTCTATTCAAGCTATTAGCGCTACTAGTATGCGAGAAGGTTTTGTTTTATATGATAAAGATGGGCAAGAAATATGGGCTTGTGCAAATGTTGATGGGCGCGCATCCGCTGAAGTTAGTGAACTAAAAGAAATTCGGTCACATCTTGAAAAAGATTTATATACAAAGTCTGGTCAAACTTTTTCATTAGGTGCTTTACCTCGCCTACTTTGGATTAAAAAACATGAATCCGAAGTCTATAGCAATATTCATTCTTTTACGATGTTAAATGATTGGATTTTATATAAATTAAGCGGCGTACTGCAAATCGACCCTTCAAACGGTTGTACGTCCGGAATTTTTGATTTACACAATAGAACTTGGGATAACGATGTCGCTAAAGAGTGCGGGATAACTTTACCGTTTTCACCAAAAGTAAATGAAGCTGGCACCGTGATTGGTAATGTTACAAAAGAGTGTGCAGCATTAACTGGTTTACGCGAAGGAATTCCTGTAATCGCCGGGGGCGGAGATGCTCAAATGGCATCACTCGGAACTGGAGTCGTGAAGCCTAATCAAACATTAATATGCGGGGGCAGCTTTTGGCAACAAGAAGTGAATATTACTAAACCAATAACAGATCCGCATGCTGCGATTCGCGTAAATTGCCACGTCGTTCCAAACCTATGGCAATATGAAACGATTGCCTTTTTCCCAGGTCTCGTTATGCGCTGGTTTCGAGATGCCTTTTGCCAAGAAGAAAAGAAACTTGCAGAAAAACTCGGTGTAGATGCTTATGAATTGTTAGAAGAACAAGCGAAAGACGTACCGGTCGGTTCACATGGCATTATCCCTACTTTTTCAAACGTCATGAACTACATTTCTTGGCGTCATGCCGCACCTTCTTTTTTAAATTTAAGCTTAGATGCTGACAAATGTGGAAAAAAAGAAATGTTCCGCGCTATCGAAGAAAATGCCGCCTTCGTTACACTTGGTAACTTAAAGTTAATAGAAAATCTAACTGGTACGTTCCCTTCTGAAGTTATTTTTGCTGGCGGCGCCGCTAAAGGAAAACTTTGGCCACAAATTCTTTCAGACGTACTCGGAATTCCTGTTAAAGTACCTGTTGTGAAAGAAGCAGCTGCTTTAGGAACTGCGATTGCTGCTGGTGTTGGTGTTGGCATATATTCATCTATAGGAGAGACTGCCGAACAGTTTGTACAGTGGGAAAACACATTCGAACCAGTTACTGAAAATCACGAACTATATAAGGCGTTCTATGAAACTTGGAAAACTGTGTATGACAGTCAGCTCACTTTAGCTGATATAGGACTTACATCACATATGTGGATCGCACCAGGTGCACTGTAA
- a CDS encoding cupin domain-containing protein has product MRKANENDFSYRFGDNGPKYLIQGPNIDLGLVVIQPGQEFQNHYHTTCEEVFYALEGEIDFYVNNERVPIKQGDVLQVRPHESHYLINHSDKPFKAVFIKSPHLPNKDTVQTENPTLTKE; this is encoded by the coding sequence ATGCGAAAAGCGAATGAAAATGATTTCTCCTATCGCTTCGGTGATAACGGGCCGAAATATTTAATACAAGGTCCAAATATTGATCTTGGCCTTGTTGTCATTCAGCCTGGGCAAGAGTTTCAAAATCATTACCATACAACATGCGAGGAAGTCTTTTATGCATTAGAAGGAGAAATAGACTTCTATGTAAATAATGAAAGAGTTCCAATTAAACAAGGTGATGTCTTACAAGTTCGTCCTCATGAATCTCATTATCTTATTAACCATTCTGACAAACCTTTTAAAGCTGTTTTTATAAAGTCACCACATTTACCAAATAAAGATACTGTACAAACAGAAAATCCAACTTTAACGAAGGAGTGA
- the lsrF gene encoding 3-hydroxy-5-phosphonooxypentane-2,4-dione thiolase, with amino-acid sequence MTWGFKNRLNTILPDGRAVMLAIDHGYFLGPIHGLEQPLETVKNLLPYTDSLFLTRGVLSSCIPENCSTPMVMRVSGGATVVGKDLANETIVTPVKEAVKQNAIGVGVSVFVGSDYETQTVSNLANVVSEAHDYGLPVLGITAVAKELQKREARFLALASRVCVEMGADIIKTYYCEGFEKITSTCPAPVVIAGGPKLDSIEDALNITYNALQEGAIGVDMGRNIWQSEHPAAMIQAIHGIVKNGLNVKEALELYDDVKN; translated from the coding sequence ATGACTTGGGGATTTAAAAATCGATTAAATACAATTTTACCTGATGGAAGAGCGGTTATGTTAGCGATCGACCATGGCTATTTTTTAGGACCGATTCACGGACTAGAACAACCATTAGAAACAGTTAAAAACTTACTTCCTTATACAGATTCCCTTTTTTTAACGCGAGGTGTACTTAGCTCTTGTATTCCTGAAAACTGCAGCACACCGATGGTTATGCGTGTATCTGGCGGAGCTACTGTCGTCGGTAAAGATTTAGCGAACGAAACTATTGTTACACCTGTGAAAGAAGCAGTAAAACAAAACGCAATTGGCGTCGGCGTTTCTGTCTTTGTTGGATCAGACTATGAAACACAAACGGTTTCAAATCTCGCAAACGTAGTTTCAGAAGCTCATGATTACGGATTACCAGTTCTCGGCATTACCGCGGTCGCAAAAGAACTACAAAAACGAGAGGCACGCTTCCTCGCACTCGCTTCCCGCGTATGTGTTGAAATGGGTGCTGACATTATTAAAACGTACTACTGCGAAGGATTCGAAAAAATAACGAGCACATGCCCTGCCCCAGTCGTCATCGCCGGTGGACCGAAACTAGATTCAATCGAAGACGCATTAAACATTACGTACAATGCACTGCAAGAAGGTGCAATTGGCGTAGATATGGGCCGAAACATATGGCAATCTGAACATCCAGCTGCAATGATTCAAGCAATACATGGTATTGTGAAGAACGGATTGAATGTGAAAGAGGCGCTGGAATTATATGATGATGTAAAAAACTAA
- a CDS encoding GNAT family N-acetyltransferase, with product MTSVFKDMAFHLRTERLDLNMWEESDAVWLRELIGERGVEMPTVESVRNDLIEKRKKATENGISLLTIRRRDEGDFIGYCGLIIGRSTLEEPEIAYELFRSAHRMGYATEAASAVLEAAIATGRKRLWSTVGAWNTASFRVLEKIGFKRHHSTFGERGEIVWNVRDL from the coding sequence ATGACATCTGTATTTAAAGATATGGCGTTCCATCTAAGAACGGAACGACTCGACCTGAATATGTGGGAGGAATCGGATGCAGTCTGGCTTAGAGAACTAATTGGTGAACGTGGAGTGGAAATGCCAACCGTTGAATCTGTTCGTAACGATCTTATTGAGAAGCGCAAGAAAGCAACCGAAAATGGCATATCCCTTCTCACGATTCGTAGACGAGACGAAGGCGATTTCATCGGATACTGTGGCTTAATTATCGGTCGTTCCACGCTTGAAGAGCCGGAGATTGCATATGAGTTGTTCCGCAGTGCTCATCGCATGGGTTATGCGACAGAGGCGGCATCAGCAGTACTGGAGGCTGCGATTGCTACTGGTCGCAAAAGACTTTGGTCAACTGTAGGTGCTTGGAATACGGCGTCCTTCCGGGTATTAGAAAAGATAGGATTTAAGCGGCATCACAGTACGTTTGGTGAACGAGGTGAGATTGTTTGGAACGTACGCGATCTGTAG
- a CDS encoding VOC family protein, translating into MKLNHLNLCVDDLLEARHFFETFFDFQFLEQKGKALVVMSDESGFILVLSDPKAFKGNKDVTYPEAFHIGFLVETTNEVDKSYNRLVAGGIEIDKAPYVMRGSSYGFYFTMFNGLLIEVSCLDYKDGKKVR; encoded by the coding sequence ATGAAGTTGAATCATTTGAATTTATGTGTTGATGATTTATTAGAAGCGAGACATTTCTTTGAAACTTTTTTTGATTTTCAATTTTTGGAGCAAAAAGGAAAGGCACTTGTAGTGATGAGCGATGAGAGTGGATTTATACTTGTATTAAGTGATCCAAAAGCATTCAAGGGGAATAAGGACGTTACGTATCCAGAAGCTTTTCATATTGGTTTTTTAGTGGAAACTACAAATGAAGTTGATAAATCATATAATCGTTTAGTAGCTGGGGGCATTGAAATAGACAAGGCACCTTATGTGATGAGAGGTAGTAGTTATGGTTTTTATTTTACAATGTTTAATGGATTGTTAATTGAAGTATCGTGCCTTGACTATAAAGATGGTAAGAAAGTTCGATAG
- a CDS encoding nucleotidyltransferase family protein, protein MIENLSFITYEKHKEIVEIILNECLSIEKVTGFMLIGSVARGDAYPDSDLDLYILLEDGQKKRFYSEMREDILVEYKYADFNQIQVNFKNNQMELYSFLEGKILFDKSGELKELKAIAKQKFENYRVASDKVKGISHWLHSSLIKIKTALKAKDELKASYIVQTSTWTLLEGIWAINNKPVPSAGSVLKYIETLSKVPTHFEDFINKLFLGDTTERISSAVFLIEWILIHLENKQ, encoded by the coding sequence GTGATAGAAAACCTTTCATTTATTACATATGAAAAACATAAAGAAATAGTGGAAATAATTTTAAACGAATGTTTATCTATAGAAAAAGTAACCGGATTTATGCTCATCGGTTCTGTCGCAAGAGGTGATGCATATCCTGATTCGGATTTAGACTTATATATTCTTTTAGAAGACGGACAAAAGAAGCGATTTTATTCTGAAATGAGAGAAGATATTTTAGTTGAATATAAGTATGCTGATTTTAATCAAATACAAGTAAACTTTAAAAATAATCAGATGGAACTATATTCATTTTTAGAAGGGAAAATTTTGTTTGATAAAAGCGGTGAATTGAAAGAATTAAAGGCAATAGCAAAACAAAAATTTGAAAACTATCGAGTTGCTAGTGATAAAGTAAAGGGCATTTCTCATTGGTTACATAGTTCGCTAATTAAAATTAAGACTGCTCTGAAAGCAAAAGATGAGTTAAAAGCATCATATATAGTTCAAACATCAACTTGGACATTGTTAGAGGGAATATGGGCTATTAATAACAAGCCAGTACCTTCAGCTGGATCTGTTTTGAAGTATATTGAAACATTATCCAAAGTACCAACTCACTTTGAAGATTTTATAAATAAACTGTTTTTAGGTGACACGACAGAGCGAATCTCTTCAGCAGTTTTCTTGATTGAGTGGATTTTAATTCATTTGGAGAATAAACAATAG
- the hmoA gene encoding heme-degrading monooxygenase HmoA has protein sequence MFIETKTFTVKEGTSNIVVERFTGEGIIEKFEGFIDLSVLVKKVRRGDEEVVVMIRWESEEAWKNWETSEEHLAGHRAGRGKPKPDHIINVEHGVYYVKSSKAAYQQS, from the coding sequence ATGTTTATCGAAACGAAAACATTTACTGTAAAAGAAGGTACATCAAATATAGTTGTAGAACGTTTCACTGGAGAAGGTATAATTGAAAAATTTGAAGGCTTCATTGACTTAAGTGTTCTTGTGAAAAAAGTAAGACGCGGCGATGAAGAAGTTGTCGTTATGATTCGCTGGGAATCTGAAGAGGCATGGAAAAACTGGGAAACGAGTGAAGAACATTTAGCTGGACATAGAGCGGGCCGTGGTAAACCAAAACCAGATCATATCATTAACGTTGAACACGGTGTTTATTATGTGAAATCATCGAAAGCGGCTTATCAGCAGTCGTAA
- a CDS encoding MFS transporter — protein MKSVLKNRSFFFMWIGSAISELGGAFGTLCNSILVYELTGSKTALSSMWLLYFIPSLILQLISGPFIDKWSRKWIMIFSQWMRASVFLLPLVMVVTSNIEAWHVYVVQIIIGLITPLYTPASQAITPSIVSKEQLQDANAYIDGMTRLMMFLAPLLGGIVITFIGIKLTMLFVCVCLFISGGLLLFIKEKRVKQELRKTWLEQFLHGFTYFFTKPIIVWLGVFLTFVQFGVGVTMVTNLPYIKDELSAGYAEFGYFMAGFPLGYVVGSILVGKVTYKSRRILMLGGLFIGGLTYSSLGFNHSIIIAVITEVIAGVCIAFFNVHNTTICQQTVPNNMIGKVFSVRLFFIRSAMPLGVLVGGILSEMWGVRALYLIIGAIICVTSLIGILLPYFKFLDEAVEEKTA, from the coding sequence GTGAAGAGTGTATTGAAAAATCGTTCATTCTTTTTTATGTGGATTGGTAGCGCAATTTCGGAATTAGGCGGAGCTTTCGGGACGTTGTGTAATTCAATTCTTGTTTATGAGTTAACGGGATCAAAAACAGCATTAAGTAGTATGTGGTTATTATATTTTATCCCATCTCTCATACTGCAACTAATAAGCGGACCATTTATTGATAAATGGAGCCGAAAGTGGATTATGATTTTTTCGCAATGGATGCGGGCATCTGTTTTCTTACTACCTTTAGTCATGGTAGTTACTAGTAATATAGAAGCTTGGCACGTGTATGTCGTTCAAATTATAATTGGGCTCATTACACCGCTTTATACACCTGCAAGTCAAGCAATTACACCGAGCATTGTAAGTAAAGAACAACTTCAAGATGCAAATGCGTATATTGATGGAATGACTCGTCTTATGATGTTTCTTGCGCCACTATTAGGTGGTATCGTTATTACATTCATTGGAATCAAATTAACAATGTTGTTCGTTTGTGTTTGTCTATTCATTAGTGGGGGATTGTTACTTTTCATAAAAGAAAAAAGAGTAAAACAAGAATTGAGAAAAACGTGGCTAGAACAGTTTCTTCACGGTTTTACATACTTTTTCACAAAACCAATCATCGTTTGGCTCGGTGTATTTCTTACTTTCGTACAGTTTGGAGTAGGGGTAACGATGGTTACAAATCTTCCTTATATAAAAGACGAGTTGTCCGCAGGATATGCGGAGTTTGGTTATTTTATGGCTGGTTTCCCGCTTGGCTATGTAGTTGGATCTATACTAGTCGGAAAAGTAACATATAAAAGCCGGCGTATACTTATGCTTGGTGGATTGTTTATAGGAGGGCTCACATACAGTTCTCTAGGGTTCAATCATAGTATAATAATTGCGGTAATAACTGAAGTGATTGCAGGTGTTTGCATCGCATTTTTCAATGTTCATAACACAACAATATGCCAACAAACTGTCCCGAACAATATGATAGGAAAAGTATTTTCAGTTCGACTATTTTTCATACGATCCGCTATGCCGTTAGGTGTGTTAGTAGGAGGCATACTAAGTGAAATGTGGGGAGTTAGAGCGCTATACCTTATCATCGGTGCGATTATATGTGTCACTTCTTTAATAGGAATATTACTCCCATATTTTAAATTTTTAGATGAGGCAGTTGAAGAGAAAACAGCATAA
- a CDS encoding ArsR/SmtB family transcription factor, with protein sequence MEVFHVTSRKRETYHIQMKYSILFECALGIAAITHKRLIDTLEKSQSEWEEIRQSLTEEMREHLQFVEEHNTWKALLQLLYEGDFQNLSQFIANIDSLSEEDLKYICLPFIGEKYEEKRRLAGNGDVTAIQKLKELTQDHQFFSTYISFICNSDIQELKDHFIAVMTGWYESVIKKEEEQLLSILERDYEAKNEMNKKMKPEEFVEWATGGVNYMPEPSVHYVLLIPQLTYRPWNIEADIEDTKVFHYPVANESIHPEDPYEPNYFLVQKHKALGDEARLRIVKMLFEKERTLQEITERLQLGKSTVHHHLKLLRSAKLVDIHDGKYVLRKKAVQSLAKELDVFLNR encoded by the coding sequence ATGGAAGTCTTTCATGTAACGAGTAGAAAGAGGGAAACGTACCATATTCAAATGAAGTATTCGATACTTTTCGAATGTGCACTTGGCATTGCGGCAATTACTCATAAAAGGTTAATAGACACACTTGAAAAATCCCAAAGCGAATGGGAAGAAATTAGACAATCATTAACAGAAGAAATGAGGGAGCACTTACAGTTTGTAGAAGAGCATAATACGTGGAAAGCGCTGCTTCAGTTGTTGTATGAAGGTGATTTTCAAAATCTATCACAGTTTATTGCGAATATCGATTCGCTTTCAGAAGAAGATTTAAAGTATATATGTTTACCCTTTATAGGAGAGAAGTATGAAGAAAAAAGACGTTTAGCAGGAAATGGAGACGTAACTGCAATACAAAAATTAAAGGAACTGACACAGGATCATCAGTTTTTCTCTACGTATATTAGCTTTATATGTAATAGTGATATACAAGAACTAAAGGACCATTTTATCGCTGTTATGACAGGATGGTATGAGAGTGTTATTAAAAAAGAGGAAGAGCAATTACTTTCTATATTAGAGCGAGACTATGAAGCAAAGAATGAAATGAATAAAAAGATGAAACCGGAAGAGTTTGTCGAGTGGGCGACTGGTGGCGTTAACTATATGCCAGAGCCAAGTGTTCATTACGTACTTCTTATCCCGCAACTGACGTACAGGCCGTGGAATATAGAAGCTGATATTGAAGATACGAAAGTGTTTCATTATCCTGTCGCAAATGAAAGTATACATCCAGAAGATCCGTATGAGCCGAATTATTTTTTAGTTCAAAAACATAAAGCACTTGGGGATGAAGCGAGATTACGAATTGTAAAAATGTTGTTTGAAAAAGAACGTACATTGCAGGAAATTACGGAAAGACTGCAACTTGGTAAATCGACAGTGCATCATCATTTAAAATTATTACGTTCGGCTAAGTTAGTTGATATACATGACGGAAAATATGTATTGAGAAAAAAAGCAGTGCAGTCGTTAGCGAAAGAATTAGATGTATTTTTAAATAGATAA